The sequence ATGAAAACTACATTAACTGCGCTTCAAATCGAAGGAAATTTACTAGCTCCAGATATGACTGCCCAAATGCTCGAAGGCAGCATCAAAGGACAATTGCCAGAAGACTTTGGTTTTAATAAAACTGACAAGCTAGCAGATGAAATTGCTACTGCCTGGGGCGATGCTAAAGCATACTGGGCAGCATTTCAACGCGCATTGGCAAGGCTCGATGAAAATAATTCCGCTACTACAATTACCCGTGAACTTTGGACAGTGCCATTACTGCAAAGTCTAGGTTATGAACCTGTATACACTGCAACAGCCGAAGTCGTAGAGGACAAAACTTATGCGATTTCCCATCGTGCAGAAGCAGGAGAAAATAAACCACCTATCCATATTATTGGTTGTCGGTTAGAAATCGATAAACGTCCTCCCAGTGGCACACCCAGGTTATCAGCACACGCACTGGTGCAGGAGTATCTTAACAAGACAGAGCATCTGTGGGCGATCGCAACCAATGGTTATCGCTGGCGGTTACTGCGTGACTCTTCGTTGATGACTCGTCTTACTTACGTTGAATTTGACTTAGAACAGATTCTCAACGGTGAGAACTTTGCTGATTTTGGGCTATTTTATCGGTTGTTTCACCGTTCCCGATTGCCTGAAGGTGTGGATGATGCAGACAAGTGTTTGCTGGAATATTATCACCAAGAGGCAATTCAACAAGGCGGACGGGTACGCGAAAAACTACGGGACGGGGTTGAAAAAGCCATTGTTCAATTAGGTAACGGTTTTATTCAACATCCGCAAAACGAACGGCTGCGTCAAAAACTTGGAATTATCCCCAATTACGAAGCAGAAGTTACAAATTACGAATTATATCGCCAATTGTTGCGATTAATTTATCGTTTGCTGTTTTTAATGGTGGCAGAATCCCGCAATTTATTATTAATTGGAGATGACTTAGAGAAATCTCGGATTTACCGAGAATATTACAGCATTGAACGCTTGCGAGAGTTAGCCGAACGTCCTCATTGGCGGCGGGAAGGTTTTCAAGATTTATGGCAAGGTTTGTGGGTAACTTTCTTGCTCTTTGATGAAAACTGGCGCGGTGAAGTACTAGGTTTGTCTCCCCTCAATGGAGATTTATTTGGTTCAGGTACTCTTTCAGCTTTAGATAATTGTGCAATTGATAATTATGATTTACTGATAGCACTTCGTCAGCTATCGTTGTACCAAGACAAGGGACAACTACGGCGGGTTAATTATGAGTACCTAGACGTAGAAGAATTAGGCAGTGTGTATGAAAGTTTACTTGAATTTCATCCCCAAGTAATTTTCCATCAAGGGATATATGAATTTGCTTTAGTTTTTGGCAGCGACAGGAAAACTACCGGCTCTTATTATACCCCACCACAGCTTGTACAACAACTGATCAAAACTGCACTTGAACCAGTAATTAAAGAAAAGCTTCATAGTACGCAACAGAAGCTAGGCAATTCAGAAAACAATCAAGAATTAGAAAAAGCACTTCTTAGTTTAAAAGTATGTGATCCAGCTTGTGGTTCAGGGCATTTTCTTTTAGCAGCAGCAAGGCGGATTGGTAAAGAATTAGCCAAAGTCCGTACAGGTGAAGCAGAACCTGGAATTGAACCTTTAAAATTAGCAATTCGAGATGTTATTCAAAATTGTATTTATGGGGTGGATTTAAACCCGTTAGCAGTGGATTTATGCAAGGTTGCCTTATGGATTGAAGGATTTCCTGGTAGGTTACCACTTAGCTTTTTAGACCACAGAATTAAATGTGGAAATTCCTTAGTAGGAGTATTGGATATTAATTGTCTATCTGAGGGAATACCCGATGAAGCTTATAAGCCTGTAACCGGGGATGATAAAAAGTTATCTTCACAGTTTAAGAAGCGGAATAAGAAAGAACGGGAGACAGATAACCAAGGACAATTATCAATATTTGGAGGTTTACAAACTGAACGTACACACTATACAGAAAGTGCGCGGGAGTTAGGAGATATTCCTGAATCCACACCGCAACAAGTGAGAGAAAAGCAAGCACGATATCAGCAAGCTCGTAAAGATTTGGGATGGTGGCGAGATTATTCTACGTGTAATTTGTGGACTGCGGCATTTTTTATGCCCTTGACTGAAGAAAACTTGCAGCTTTTGCCAACAACGGCGGTGTTAACTCAGCTATTGCAAGGTACTTTGTCAACACAAGAGATAGTAAATGCAACAAATAAGTTGGCTGAGGAGAAGCATTTTTTTCACTGGCCTTTGGAGTTTCCTGAAGTGTTTGAAGTAGATGGATTTGACTGTGTACTAGGAAATCCACCTTGGGAACGGATTAAGCTACAAGAAAAGGAGTTTTTTGCTTCTCAAAGTGCGGAAATTGCTAATGCTATAAACAAGGCGGCACGAGAGAAGCTAATTAAAGAATTACCAAAGAAAAATCCTGAGCTAGCACAAGCTTTTGAAAAAGCAAAACATGATGCTGAAGCGCAGAGTAAGTTTTTCCGGGAGTCTAGTAGATTTTCTTTGACTGCGGTGGGAGATATCAATACTTATGCTGTGTTTGCAGAGACTACAAGAAAGTTAATTTCGCCTGATGGAAGGCTAGGTATAATTGTTCCTACGGGAATTGCGACTGATGATACAACTAAAAAGTATTTCGGTGATTTGATTAAATCTCAGTCCTTAGCAAGTTTAACAGGTTTTGAAAATGAAGCTTTTATTTTTCCATCAGTACATCACTCTTTTAAATTTTGTACTTTAGCTGTTACAGGTAAAAATGTTAAAGTTAAAGAAGCAGACTTTACATTTTTCTGCCGTTACTTTGCCGATACTAATAACCAGGTACGTCATTTTAATCTATCCTCAGAAGAGATTGCTTTAATTAATCCAAATACTCTTACTTGCCCAATTTTTAGAACTAGTAGCGATGCCGAAATTACCAAAAAGATTTATCGCTTACTTCCTGTAATAGAGAATGAAAAAATAGGTAGTAATTATTGGAATATTTCATTTATGGCTATGTTTCACATGGCGAATGATAGTAGTCTATTTAAAAATGACACAGGTAGTAATTTACTTCCACTTTACGAAGCGAAGTTATTTCACCAATTTGACCATCTTTATTCTACTTATGAAGGTGCAACGCAAGCTAATTTAAATGCTGGTATCTTACCTCATATTTCAGAGGAAACTAAAAAAAACACTAATTTAACAGTATCACCTCGTTACTGGATTAAATTAACTGAGGTAGAAACTAAGTTAAATGGCAAATGGAATAAAAGCTGGTTAATAGGTTGGAGAGATATTACAAATTCAACTAGTGAACGTACAGTAATTGCATCTTTATTACCAATAGCAGCTTGTGGGGACACTGTACTTTTAATGTTCCCCAAAATTGATAATGACAAGTTAGTTTCATGCTTGCTTGCTAATTTAAATTGCATAACTTTTGATTTTGTAGCTAGGCAAAAAGTCGCAGGAATACATCTTAAATTTTTTACAATGCGACAACTTCCAGTGATTCCTCCAGAAGGATATACCCAAGAAGACATTGAATTTATCAGCACTCGCGTTTTGGAATTAGTCTACACTGCCTGGGATATGCAACCCTTCGCCAAAGATATAGGATACGACGGCGAACCCTTCATTTGGAACCCCAACAGACGCGCATTATTAAGAGCAGAATTAGACGCATATTACGCCAAACTATACGGACTCACCCGTGATGAACTGCGATATATCCTAGACCCTGCTGATATCTATGGCGCAGACTTCCCCAGCGAAACATTCCGCGTTTTAAAGAATAACGAAATTAAACAGTTTGGTGAATACCGCACACAGAGATTAGTTTTGGAGGCATGGGATAGAATGTTTGACACCTAAATTAAACCTGATTATTCTTACAGCAGGTTGTAGATAAACCAAGTACAAAATCTAGAATCAAAACTAGATACTTAGCCTATTTTACTCAAGACTCCTGAAGTTTGCTGTAATTAAGACGCATATTAGATTTTATTCAATTTCTTCTTAATAAAATTAGATTGGTAAGCAATGAAAGTATTAGCAATTGTTGGTATGGCTGGTTCTGGTAAAAGTACAGTAGCTGAATATTTTAAAAATCAGAACTTGCCTGTATTAAGCTTTGGAGACTTAATTAGAGAAGAAATCTTAAAACGCGGACTAGAAATTACGCCCTTGACTGAGCCAATAGTTAGAGAGGAAATCAGAAACAAGTATGGAATGGATGCTTGTGTAAAACTGTCTTTACCTTGGATTCAAGCTAAATTGATAAAAAATTCTTTTGTTATCATTGATGGCATAAGAAGCTTTAGTGAATATAAATCTCTGAAAAAAGAGTTCGGTGATAAATTAGTAGTCTTAGCTTTATTTACTTCCAAGCATATCCGTTATAAACGCCTAGCTTCTAGAACAATAAGACCATTTAAAAGAGATGAAGCTGAAGCACGAGATTATAGAGAAATTGAGAAAATCGAGCTAGGTGGAACTGTAGCTATAGCAGATTTTATGATTATTAATGATGGGCTACAAGAAGAATTATTTCACAAAGTGGAAACTTTACTCACTAATTTAGTTACAAAAGTTTCTTAATTTAACAAATCTAAACAGCTACTAAACACTCAAAAAATCAAACAATAGGTAAAATCATGGACTTACTTTTAGTTAATATCCCAATCGATTTAGGCAAAAAACCCTATGATTTAGCTTTTTCCTTTTTAAAAAGGCTGAATTTTGGCATTCTAGTAATCGCCTCTTATATGACAGAGAGAGGATTTAATGTTGGTATTTTTGACCCTCAATCCCATCCTGAAGAAGATTGTTTGATAAAACTTTTACAAGAAATTGAGCAGACTTCGCCTCATGTGATTGGTTTATCTTGCGTCAGTGGTTTTAGCTATCCTCCTTGCCTAAAAATAGCCAGCACAATTCGCAAGAGATTTCCATCTATTCCTATAATTGTTGGTGGTAAAGATCATGTTGGACAAATTGCAGAAACAGTATTATTGGAATGTTCAGCGATAGATATCGTAGTCAGAGGTGAAGGCGAGGAAATTTTGTGTCAACTTGTTGATCATATTACTAACAAGAAACCTCTTGATACAGTTAATAATATTGTTTATCGTAATCTTAATGGAGAGATTTGCTCAACTCATTATGATTTAGCTTTCAATCCTCAAAAAATGACTCGACTTAACTATAGCCTCTATCCAAATTTCCAGACATTTGCACCAAGTTTGGAAGTTGGTAGAGGTTGTACTTTCGGCTGTGAATTCTGTGTTTCTGCAAAAACTGGAGTGCGTAAAAAGGACATACCATCTATCATCGATGAAGCGGAATATATTACTGATATATATGGGGATAATGAAATTTGTATTTATCTAGAAACACCTATGTTTCTCATGCAAGATGAAGAAATATCCCAGTTAGCTATTCAACGTCAAGAGAGAGGTTTAAATTTTACCTGGAGAACTAGTACTCGTGTAGAATATTTAACTCCAACCCGTCTCGATAAATTAGCAAAAGCGGGCTGTCGAATTTTGGATTTGGGATTAGAAAGTGCTTCTTTTGATATTCTTCTCCGAATGGGTAAAACTCGCGATCCCCAAAGGTATCTTGACAGAGCATCTGAAATACTGCGTGCTGCCTATGATCTAGGTATTATTATCAAGCTAAATATTCTTTTTTATATAGGAGATACCTTAGAAACAATAGCAACAACATTTTCTTATCTTACTAAAAATATGCCCTATGTAACTAGTGTTTCAGCATATCCTCTTTTGCTGTATCCTGGCTCATCTTTAGAAGGGGGAATAAAAGAAGAAATTAAGCGTTATGGAGGAAATATTATTACAGATGCAGTTTGGCAGTCAAGACATCTATGGCCTATTAACCCTAGTTCGGAATTAACCTATGATTCTCTCCAAGAGCTAGGAGTTTTGTTTGCTAAATCTTTTCAGACTATCGACACTTTCTATACTCAAAAGCGATATGGTTATTTTTCTCCAGAAATTTCCTACACCGATTTTGTCGATGCTGCTATTCATTTTGGTATTGATTCTTTACCTTTTTCCAAAGATTTGAAAGAAACGGAATCAAATAGGCAAGTACTTTGGGACTACTTAAAAGCTGGAATGTAAACCATGAGAATACTAGCTATTTGAGGCAGTTGTCATATTATCATATCAGCTTTTAATTATGAAAATCCCGGTCAAACTACAAGAATTAATCAAACAGCCAGAATCGGCTATTTTATCTATTAGTTCCCTCATCGGACAAAGATTAGCATTAGTTGATTGTACAAATATTGTTTCTATCACCTCTGAACAACTAAACCTAATTTTCACCCATGTTCCCCAAGAATGGGATGATGCAGAACTAACAGATATTTTTGACACTAACACCCTAACAGACACCTTTGCCAACCAACTTTACCAATACATTGACCATCGCTTAGGACGCACAGCCACACAACAAAAAGGCACGTCGTCCCAATTATCAATTCCTGATTCCCTTGATATCTTTAACTTCCGCAACGAGGTAATAGGCGATTACCGCCGCTATATAGAAAGCTTCCTCAAAATCCGCGATCGCAAAGTCAAAGAATTTGTAGACGCAGAATTAGACAAGGGGCAACTTTGGACTGACCCCCTAGTTCAACTCAATCCTAGCTATAAAAAGGGTGCAACAGTCAAAGAATTAGTACAACAGCGAACCCTTCATCCAGACTGCGAAAAATATTTCTACAAAAAAGACGGCACACCCTTTATTTTCCATTACCACCAAAAGCAAGCATTTGAAACCGCACAACGCCAAGAACCTTACGTTGTTACCACAGGCACAGGTTCGGGTAAAAGCATGACTTACGTCGTGCCGATCTTCGATGATTTACTGCGTCATCCTGAAATTTCAGGAGTCAGGGCAATATTGGTTTATCCCATGAATGCCTTAATTAACTCCCAAAAAGAAGAACTCGACAAATTTTTACGCCAAGTTCCGAATACTCATATTCGTGTTGAAAAATACACCGGGCAAGAAAGTTTAACCAAGAAAACCGAAATTCAAAACAATCCACCCCATATTTTACTCACCAACTACGTGATGCTAGAGTTAATGCTCTCACGCACTCACGAGAATAAACTGGTCGAGTCTCCCAATTTAAAATTCCTGATACTGGATGAATTACACACCTATCGGGGACGACAAGGTGCAGACGTTGCCATATTGATCCGCAAACTCCGTCAGCGTAGCAAAAGTAATGACGAATTACTCTGCATTGGTACAAGTGCCACTATGTCAACGGTCGGTTCCCGCGAACAACGCCGTCAGGTTGTGGCAGATGTCGCTAGTAAGTTATTTGGCGTGGAAATCAAACCCGGAAATGTCATTGATGAAACCCTAGAACGTTCTATCCAACGCGCTGAACCTACTATTGAACAACTGTGCCAAGGAATCTTGGCAGGTTTACCAACCGAATTAGAACAAACACTAACAGAATTCCGAAACCATTCCCTGAGCTACTGGATCGAGATGAACTTCGGTTTAGAAGAAAGAGAAGGGCATCTCGTTCGCCGTCAACCCATCAGCTTAGAAACAGGTGCAACCAAACTTGCCCAACAAACCCAGCTTCTAGAGGAAACTTGTTTAACAGTCCTCAAACAGATGTTCCTTTGGGGAAGCAAGATTAATGGACTTGCTTTTCGCCTACATCAGTTCATTTCCCAAGGGGGAAGCGTTTACGCCACAATTGAAAATCGAGACAAACGCCATTTAACCCTTGAAGGTCAATATACAACCACCGACAACCGCCTACTTTATCCCCTCGTTTTTTGCCGGGAATGCGGACAAGATTATTATGTCGTTCGCTACGATGCCGATAAGCATATTATCCTGCCCCAATTGCCCACTGCATTAGATATCAGTCCTGACGATGCAGATATTACCGAAGGTTATCTCACCCTCGATGAACCAGAACTTTGGGATACAAGCGATGAAGATAGACTTCCTGACTCTTGGTTTAGTGAAACCAAAAAGAAAGGACGGGTTGCCAAAAAAGACTTTGTACGGTTTATTCCTCGCAAACTTCAAATTCTACCCAATGGTAAAGTTACATCCTCCTTGTTGCAAGGAACCACTTGTTGGTTTATTCCTAAGCCCTTTCTGACCTGTCTGAACTGCGGCGTACTTCATGATAAGAAGCGAAACGAATTTGCTAAACTCTCTCGCCTAAGTAGTGAAGGACGCAGTACCGCGACCACTCTGCTTTGTCTTTCTACCACCAGCCGCCTCAAGAAAGTCTTCACAGGCGAGGAAGCTAAAGCTGCCAAAATCCTCAGTTTTACTGATAATCGTCAAGATGCTTCATTACAAGCGGGACATTTCAATGATTTTGTCCAAACCAGTTTCTTACGGGCTGCACTTTTAGGTGCAATTCAAGCCAAAGGGCAACTCACCCACAGCGAATTAGCTAGTGTAGTCGTCCAATACATGGGAATTACTCAAAACGACCATGCCAAGCAACCAGCAGAGTTTGGTGTCGGGAAGCGTCGCAATGAAGAAGCCTTTCGTAAACTGATTGAATATCGTCTTTACGAAGACTTGCGTCGGGGGTGGCGCATCGTTCAACCTAACCTTGAACAGTGCGGACTGTTGATAATTGAGTATGACGGACTGCAAGAAGCCTGTGCTGACAACAATCTTTGGCAAAAACACCGCCATCCTCTTTTACTACAAGCCACTCCGCAAGAACGTTTCATCATTACCCAAGCATTCCTCAACCATTTGCGACGAGAATTGGCAATTGATGCCAAACTTTTACAACCAGACCAGAAAGATTCACTTAAAAGCGAAGTCATTCAAGCTCTTAAAGAACCTTGGGTGTTCGATGAGAACGAATATTTATACTTAGCAACTTGGGCAACTATTAGCACTGGTGGTAATGAAAAAGCGAAAGTTAAACTTACTACTAGAAGTAAAATTGGACGATTTTTGCGTTCGCCCTTGGCGTGGCGTAGCCATTCGCCAAATACATGGTCGCTCCGCAGCCAACTTTTAACAGATGTAGAGTTCAATAGCTTAATCACTACTCTAATTGATGCTTTGTGTGATGCTGGCTACCTAGTGCAAGAAAAATCTGAGGTACAGCTACGCATAGACTCACTACTATGGAAAGCAACCAATCTCAAGGAAATCCCTACCGATCCCTTAACATCTCGCCGCTTGCAGGGTAACGATAAACCCAATATTTCCGTTAACCAATTTTTCCAAGGTTTTTATCAAACCAATGCCTTGCAAATCCAAACAATGGAAGGGCGAGAACATACCGGACAGGTAAGCAACAAAGACCGTCAAGAACGGGAAGAAAAATTCCGTCAAGGACAATTAGCTGCATTGTTTTGTTCTCCGACAATGGAATTAGGTATCGACATTTCCGACCTTAGCGTTGTCCATCTCCGAAACGTTCCCCCCAGTCCTGCTAATTACGCCCAACGTAGTGGTCGTGCTGGTAGAAGTGGACAGCAAGCTTTAGTCATTACTTATGCTTCCATTGGTAGCGGTCACGATCAATACTTTTTCAAGCGACAAAATCAAATGGTTGCTGGGGTAGTTGCTCCACCAAAACTAGAGCTAGCCAACCAGGATTTAATTAAATCTCACGTATATTCGATTTGGCTGGCACATACTGGGGTTTACTTGGAAGATTCCATGAATAAAATCTTGGACTTGGAATTAGAAAACTATCCCCTCAAAGACAGCATTCGCCAACAACTTACCCTGAGCCAAGCCAAATTAACCCAATGTCTGCAAGCTGCCCAGTCTATCTTCTCAGACTTTTTCTGCCAAGAGGATCTGCAAAAAGCTTCTTGGTATTCTGTAAATTGGTTACAGAATACCATTGAAAATGCTTTGAATGCTTTTGACCGTGCCTGTAAGCGTTGGCGAGATTTATATATAGAGTCAGTTAAGCAGTTAGAATCTGCCCGTCGCACTATTGACCGTTTTGCTAGAGGTGATGTTGCCCAGGAAGAACGTAACAATGCCGAAGCTCAGGCACGAGAAGCACAACGACAAATTGATTTACTCGTCGGACACAGCCAAGGCAAGAGTAATTCCCAGTTTGAATTTTATCCCTATCGTTACTTTGCCGCCGAAGGGTTTTTACCAGGGTTCAACTTTCCTCGCCTCCCGGTTCGGGCATTTATTCCGGCTGGTGAAGGTGGTGAATTCATCTCTCGCCCTCGCTCAATGGCATTACGGGAATTTGCTCCCAATAACATCCTTTACTACGAAGGTAGTAAATTCATGGTGGCCAAAACTAAAGTATCTGTTGGCGGCATTGAAGGCGAGTATAAACGGGTGAGTGTCTGCGCTAACTGCGGGTATTATCACGACGGCGATTTTCGTGACACTTGTGAAAACTGCGGCGCAGAAATTAAACCTGATGCTCATGGCAATGTAGCCAAATTGACTCGTGTACTGCCAATGGAAACTGCGATCGCTCGTCGTCGAGAACGCATTACCTGCGACGAAGAAGAACGGCTCAAGTACGGCTACAACATCACCACTCATTTCCGCTATGCTAGCCAAAAGCGAGAATCAGCTATTGTTCAAGCTGCTGACGGTACGCCACTGTTCAAATTAACCTATGGAGCTACAGCTACCATTTGGCGAATTAATCGGGGGCTGAAGAAGAATAGAGAAGAACGAGGATTTAAGCTTAATCCAACAACGGGTGTTTGGGGCGACCATAAAAATCCACAGGCTCAACAGACACCCGATAGCTTGCATACCGAAGTCAATTTAATGGTCGATGATACTTGCAATATCTTGATTGTTGAGCCATTAAATGTTCCTGTTGAGGATAGAGAAGCTTTTATTGCCACCTTGCAATACACCTTAGAAACTGCGATTCAAGCCGTTTACAAATTAGAAGCCGATGAACTCGACTCTGAAAGACTAGGCGAAGGCAAGTATTTACTGTTCTGGGAAGCTGCTGAAGGTGGTGCAGGTGTACTCTCTCAGCTATTAGAAAAACCAGAGGCATTTAGAAAAATTGCTGATGCAGCTTTCGACATTTGTCATTTCACACAACCTAAAGACAGTTGCATTCAAGCTTGCTATGAATGCTTGCTCTCTTACCGCAATCAATTTGACCATGCATTGATAAATCGTCACCTAATCAAACCTTGGCTTGACCTGTTACTGGAGAGTAGCGTTATTACTCAAGTCAAAGGGCTTTCTCGCGATCAGCAATATCAAAAATTGCTGGAACAGACAGACCCTAACTCTGATTTTGAGCGTGTGGTTTTGCAAGAGATTTATCAACGGGGTTACAAATTACCTGATGCTGCTCAGAAATTTATTCCAGAGGGAAACTGTAAACCAGATTTTGTTTATGAGGAGGAGGCGATCGCTGTTTTTTGTGACGGTTCAGTGCATGATAGCCCCGATAAACGCAAGCAAGATAAAATTGAGCGCGATAATCTTAGGTACGAGACTGGTTACACTGTCCTTACCTTAAGCCATAATGAAGGTTGGCAAACTGAATTGCTTGTTTTAGCAAGTTTATAACCTAGAACAAATCCATCCACTGACCCTTAATTTTGTATAATTGCCCCTAAAGTGCCATTGACGGCACGTAAATAATCATCTGGCGATAGCAGAAGCAACATACCTCGCATACCACCAGAAACAGTGATCTGCTCAAATAGAGTTGCCGTTTCATCAAGGTAAACTGGATAGTCTTTTTTGCTAGCTAAAGCTGTCACACCTCCACGGATGTATCCTGTTAGTGGCTGTACTTCCTTCAGGGCGACTGTCTCAACTTTGCGGTTTCCTGAAATTCGAGCTAAAGCTTTTAAATCTAACTGAGCATTTCCAGGTATAACAGCAAAGCAGATACCTGTTGTGTCACCTCTGACTACTAAGGTTTTAAAAACTTGCTCTGGCGGAAGACCCACTTTCTGGGCTGTACTAAGAGCAGCAAGATCGTCAGGATCTACGTCATAGCTCAGGATTTGGTAGAGAATACCTAGTTTATCCAGTAGTCGAGCAGCATTAGTTTTCATTGCTCTTATTCCCAATCCTCAATCACCAGTCCACTAACGCGACTAAATTCTCTGGTGTTGTGCGTGACTAATGTTAACACACAGCAATATCTGTTACATTTGTTGAGTGTAAACGTTCTCGAATTAAGAGCGACCTACCGTTGAGATAACGAGCGCAAACATTGGTATCTAATAAATACCTCACAGAATTTCTTCCCTTGTCTCAAAATCACCTTCAGAGTCGATAACAATTGGATCGTCTTGACAGCTATCATAAGTCTGCTCAAAAAAGTTGGGTGGCCATCCTAATTCTTCTGGTGTTTTTGTAGTTGTTGACGGTTTTAGTTGTTGATAAATCACCATTACTTCTATTTCTTTGTCTGTTATTCCTAATGGGATATCAAGGTGTAAAATCCCATCAGACCCCACATGAGTATTTAGTTTGATACTTTGCATCACTGTTTTCTCTCACTTATTAATTCATTTAAAATTGCCTGCCACTTCATTAATACCGTACTCTTTCTCAATCAAACCCAACAACTTCTCCTCCACCGCAGTCAAATACGGGCGCTTCAGTTCCCCCAGATGCTTCAGCACAGCATGGGCAGCTTCTTCCAAGTTCTCGTTTTCCCGTAATCTATGAATGCGATCGCTAATGTGCTGCATCTGCTGACATTCTGACTCCAGGTAATTAAGCGGCTTCAGATGGTTGATTCTTACGGTGTACTCCCCATCCCACATTGTGACTGTGCAACTGAACTCACCCACATGGTTGACTATCCCCCAACATCCGCCTTTCCCTCGTAAATCAGGATTATCTTTGGCAATGATTTGGCAGACTTCCCCAACACGATAAGGATTTGGCGCTTTAGTACGTTCCATGATCCGTTGTACTACATCACCTACAACTCTAGCAGATGGTACTTTACCTCCAGCTTCTTCCACTGCCCGTTGCCATACTTCCCATTGCTGTTGAGGTTCCAGTTTTGTTATCGGTCTAACCTGGCGCTCACTCGTTGGCAAAATTTGTGTCCCAATGGGACACATTTCCTCATTTTCAGTTTGTGTCCCACTGGAATAAATTTCCGCATCGCTTGATTCAGTTTCAGTTTGTGTCCCATTGGGACACATTTTCATCAGATTATCAAACACAGCCGAAGCTTCGATTAATCTATAAGGATGACGGCGCTGAAATCCAAACCTGTCCTTGCAATACTCCTCAAAAGTGCTATGGGTGGAACGGTAAAGACGGCGATCTCGCAACTCCATTAACGCTTTACCTGCCTCAAAAACCGCTCTCTCCACTTTGCGTTCCAAGTGCAGGCGATCGCGCTGTTCTTCTTCTGTCAACTCTGGAACTTCAACAGCAGTAACGGTGATTGTTGCTAAGGCTGGGTTTTCTTGCTGGGAAATATCCTCGTTTGCAGAGTCAGGTGGTGTTTTTGAATCATCAGA comes from Nostoc sp. 'Lobaria pulmonaria (5183) cyanobiont' and encodes:
- a CDS encoding DEAD/DEAH box helicase; protein product: MKIPVKLQELIKQPESAILSISSLIGQRLALVDCTNIVSITSEQLNLIFTHVPQEWDDAELTDIFDTNTLTDTFANQLYQYIDHRLGRTATQQKGTSSQLSIPDSLDIFNFRNEVIGDYRRYIESFLKIRDRKVKEFVDAELDKGQLWTDPLVQLNPSYKKGATVKELVQQRTLHPDCEKYFYKKDGTPFIFHYHQKQAFETAQRQEPYVVTTGTGSGKSMTYVVPIFDDLLRHPEISGVRAILVYPMNALINSQKEELDKFLRQVPNTHIRVEKYTGQESLTKKTEIQNNPPHILLTNYVMLELMLSRTHENKLVESPNLKFLILDELHTYRGRQGADVAILIRKLRQRSKSNDELLCIGTSATMSTVGSREQRRQVVADVASKLFGVEIKPGNVIDETLERSIQRAEPTIEQLCQGILAGLPTELEQTLTEFRNHSLSYWIEMNFGLEEREGHLVRRQPISLETGATKLAQQTQLLEETCLTVLKQMFLWGSKINGLAFRLHQFISQGGSVYATIENRDKRHLTLEGQYTTTDNRLLYPLVFCRECGQDYYVVRYDADKHIILPQLPTALDISPDDADITEGYLTLDEPELWDTSDEDRLPDSWFSETKKKGRVAKKDFVRFIPRKLQILPNGKVTSSLLQGTTCWFIPKPFLTCLNCGVLHDKKRNEFAKLSRLSSEGRSTATTLLCLSTTSRLKKVFTGEEAKAAKILSFTDNRQDASLQAGHFNDFVQTSFLRAALLGAIQAKGQLTHSELASVVVQYMGITQNDHAKQPAEFGVGKRRNEEAFRKLIEYRLYEDLRRGWRIVQPNLEQCGLLIIEYDGLQEACADNNLWQKHRHPLLLQATPQERFIITQAFLNHLRRELAIDAKLLQPDQKDSLKSEVIQALKEPWVFDENEYLYLATWATISTGGNEKAKVKLTTRSKIGRFLRSPLAWRSHSPNTWSLRSQLLTDVEFNSLITTLIDALCDAGYLVQEKSEVQLRIDSLLWKATNLKEIPTDPLTSRRLQGNDKPNISVNQFFQGFYQTNALQIQTMEGREHTGQVSNKDRQEREEKFRQGQLAALFCSPTMELGIDISDLSVVHLRNVPPSPANYAQRSGRAGRSGQQALVITYASIGSGHDQYFFKRQNQMVAGVVAPPKLELANQDLIKSHVYSIWLAHTGVYLEDSMNKILDLELENYPLKDSIRQQLTLSQAKLTQCLQAAQSIFSDFFCQEDLQKASWYSVNWLQNTIENALNAFDRACKRWRDLYIESVKQLESARRTIDRFARGDVAQEERNNAEAQAREAQRQIDLLVGHSQGKSNSQFEFYPYRYFAAEGFLPGFNFPRLPVRAFIPAGEGGEFISRPRSMALREFAPNNILYYEGSKFMVAKTKVSVGGIEGEYKRVSVCANCGYYHDGDFRDTCENCGAEIKPDAHGNVAKLTRVLPMETAIARRRERITCDEEERLKYGYNITTHFRYASQKRESAIVQAADGTPLFKLTYGATATIWRINRGLKKNREERGFKLNPTTGVWGDHKNPQAQQTPDSLHTEVNLMVDDTCNILIVEPLNVPVEDREAFIATLQYTLETAIQAVYKLEADELDSERLGEGKYLLFWEAAEGGAGVLSQLLEKPEAFRKIADAAFDICHFTQPKDSCIQACYECLLSYRNQFDHALINRHLIKPWLDLLLESSVITQVKGLSRDQQYQKLLEQTDPNSDFERVVLQEIYQRGYKLPDAAQKFIPEGNCKPDFVYEEEAIAVFCDGSVHDSPDKRKQDKIERDNLRYETGYTVLTLSHNEGWQTELLVLASL
- the ybaK gene encoding Cys-tRNA(Pro) deacylase — protein: MKTNAARLLDKLGILYQILSYDVDPDDLAALSTAQKVGLPPEQVFKTLVVRGDTTGICFAVIPGNAQLDLKALARISGNRKVETVALKEVQPLTGYIRGGVTALASKKDYPVYLDETATLFEQITVSGGMRGMLLLLSPDDYLRAVNGTLGAIIQN